One Hordeum vulgare subsp. vulgare chromosome 4H, MorexV3_pseudomolecules_assembly, whole genome shotgun sequence DNA window includes the following coding sequences:
- the LOC123446483 gene encoding uncharacterized protein LOC123446483, protein MEGSVDWSQIEIAPMNDEEIDVPITEENMCSVLGTNDEPEHRKTVSEAVMKARIADVDACVADIDEDLPADATLPVRDHIPEEDHFWYDKEHPLIEEGSLFRSMNEFKMLMRTFAIRGKFDIKIKDSDTTRFLGHCKGNACPWRITARTIEDGKTVRVNKIVKPHKCSSTATVITSMADQAWAAEKAMGYLQTEPNIGSSELQKNLQAEFKCTIGYHTANKGKERAKSSLYGTWGKSFQSLLNFKAEIDKRSPGSIVEVDVKRERGEVHFRRFFMALKPCIDGFLAGYRPYVNIDSTF, encoded by the exons ATGGAAGGAAGTGTTGATTGGTCCCAGATTGAGATAGCACCAATGAAtgatgaagaaattgatgttCCCATAACAGAAGAGAACATGTGCTCGGTGCTTGGTACCAATGATGAACCCGAGCATCGGAAAACTGTATCTGAAGCAGTAATGAAAGCCCGCATTGCAGATGTTGATGCATGTGTGGCTGATATTGATGAGGATTTACCTGCCGATGCGACTCTTCCTGTGCGTGACCATATACCCGAAGAGGATCACTTTTGGTATGATAAGGAACATCCTCTGATAGAGGAAGGATCTTTGTTTCGTTCAATGAATGAGTTCAAGATGCTCATGAGAACATTTGCTATTAGAGGCAAGTTTGACATCAAGATAAAGGATAGTGACACTACTAGATTTTTGGGTCATTGTAAAGGAAATGCATGTCCTTGGAGAATAACTGCTAGGACAATAGAAGATGGAAAAACAGTCAGG GTTAATAAGATAGTAAAGCCTCATAAGTGTTCATCAACCGCTACAGTGATTACAAGCATGGCAGACCAAGCATGGGCGGCAGAAAAGGCAATGGGGTATCTTCAAACTGAACCAAACATTGGTTCCAGTGAGCTCCAAAAAAATCTACAAGCCGAGTTCAAATGTACTATTGGGTATCATACTGCTAACAAGGGAAAAGAAAGGGCCAAGAGTAGTTTATATGGGACCTGGGGAAAAAGCTTTCAGTCTTTATTGAACTTCAAAGCTGAGATTGATAAAAGATCTCCCGGTAGCATTGTCGAGGTTGATGTCAAGAGGGAAAGAGGTGAAGTGCATTTCCGTAGATTTTTTATGGCACTTAAGCCATGCATTGATGGCTTCTTGGCTGGTTATAGACCATATGTTAATATAGACTCCACATTTTAA